The Deinococcus depolymerans genome contains the following window.
AGTAGGAGAAAACCGGGTTCCGGACGTGGAGTTGACAGAGCGGTGGTGTTCCGATCTGTGAACGAAACAAACGGAATCCGTATGAGACGGACTCGGAGAGCTGCCCCGCAGAGCAGGAGAGAAACGTCCCTCCGGACGTGGAGCCGGCAATCCGGTGAAGTTCCGGATTGTCAGCGAAACAAACGGCAGTCCGTATGATCCGGTAAACCCTGCTGCGCGTCACGGCGCCCGGCGCTCCGGAACCGGTATGCTGCTGCGCCCGGGGTGGTCCGGCAGGGCGGTAAGGAACAGGGAGGCACGGTGGGGTCCAGAACGCGCGCAACACAGGACAACTTGACGGGCGGCGCAGCGGAGCGCGGGGGGCCCGAGCGGGTCACGGACCGCCTGATCGCGGATCGGCGCGTGCGGGCCGTCGCGCACGCCGGCAGTCACGGCACGGAGTTCGCGTGGGCGGGCAGCCTGCCGACCCTGGTGGCCTTCGAGCGGGGCGTGACGGAAGCGCACGCGGACACGCGGGCCGGCGTGACGACCGAGCGGTTCCCGTTCGAGAAACTTGAGGCGTGGCGGGACTGGGAGGTCGCGCGCACCGAGGCGCCGCTGGCGCTGCTGGCGACCAGCCGCGTCGTGTACGATCCGACCGGGGGGTACAGCCGTATTCAGCGGACGCTGTGGAACCTCAGTGAGTCGCAGCGGGCCGCGCACCGCGCCGAACTGCTGAACCTGGCGGACAGCCGGTTGCGGGCGGCGCAGGCGGCGTACACCGGTCCCGGTCACGGCGTGCAGGAGCAGCTGCTGGCGCTGGCGGACGCCCGCAGCGTCGCGCTGGACGCGCTGTACCCGGCGCTGCTGACCTGGCTGCACCTGTGGCCGGAATTCGAGATTCGCCTGCCGCACGCGTGGCGGGCCTCGGCGGGGCTGCGCTTCCCGAAGGCCGTGTACCGCCTCGAAGCCCTGTACGGGTTCGGCGGTGAGGAGGAGGCCCGGCGGGTGCTGCTCGCCACGCGCGGTCTGGGGCTGGTCGAGCAGGAACGCCGTGCCCGCGCGGCCTTCCAGGCCGGGTACTACGACGGCGCGGTGCGCTACCTGCGCGACGAGGCGGCCCGCACGCACCGCGCCGACCTGAGCGGCTGGATGCACCTGACGCCCGCCCGGCGCGAGAAGCTGGGCACGCTGCTCGGCGTGACGCGCGCGCCGCTGGGTCCGGCCGCGCTGAACCTCGCGCAGGAACTGCTGGAAGCGGTGCGCGAAGGGGAGTAACGGTTGCCGGGGGGTGGCTGATGGAGGAGCTCATACGGACTCCGATTGAATGGCTTACAAAGCCATTCAATCCGAGCGGATGCGACTCGGAGAGCTGCTGCGCAGAGAAGGAGCAAAACGGGTTCCGGACGTGGAGTTGACAGATCGGTGGTGTTCCGATCTGTGAACGAAACAAACGGATCATGCGGGCTGCCGTCTGGTTCGCCCGCCAGCCGCCAACGTGCCGGGTGGTCCGGGTGGTCAAGGCCACGCCCGGAGGGGCGGGGCTCTCCTGCTCGCTCTGCGGCGCCGCTCTGCGGGTCCGTCCGGGTAGACGTGTTGTGCAGCCCTTTCCAGCGGAGTCGGTATCTGCCCAGGGAGCAGGGCGAGCCATTCAATCGGCTCGCCCTGCTCCTGTGTGTGGGGGTTATGCGCTGGGCGTGTCGGTGTCGAGCACCTTGGCGCTGCGGACGGTGATGGCGCGTTTCTGGGCGGCCTCGCTGCGGGGCACGCGGATGGTCAGGGTGCCGTGGTCGAAGTCGGCCTCGACCTTGCCGAGGTCGTACTTGGCGGGCACGCTGAAGGTGCGGGCCAGGGTGCCGTAGGCGCGTTCGACGCGGTGGGCGGTGCGGCCGTCGCGGCGGTCGTAGCTGCGGGTGGCCTGCACGGTCAGGGTCTGGTTCTCGGCTTCGACCTGGATCTGGTCGGGGTGGATGCCGGGCAGGTCGAGGGTGAGTTCCAGGCCCTGGTCGTCCTCGTGGACGTCGACGGGCGGGGCGATGCGGGTGGGGGCGCTGGCGCTCTGGCCGAAGGCGCGGTCCATGCGCTGGGTCAGTTCCTCGATTTCACGGAAGGGATCGAATCGCATCATGGTGGGTTCCTCCTGTGGGTGGGAGCGCGGGTGCCGGGGCCGCCGGATCACTCCGAACATCTGAGTGCCCTGCGCTCAACTGCAGTCATAGTAAAACCTGAGTGCAATCGTGTCAAGTTTAGTGCGTCTTGAATCGGCGTTCAGAACTGGACACCCCTCCCCCGCCCCGGCACACCGCCCCGCCCGCGGTGTTACACTTCGTCAGGCCGCGCACGGCAGCCCATCTGCCCGCGCCCCGGCAACCCCAACCCAACCCGTCCCTTTCCCGGCAGTCCCGTGAGGCTGCACCCGCCCCGTGAGGCAGGAGAAGGAGCACCATGTCCACACCCACGCACCGTCAGCCCACGCTGAACGGCCCTTTTTTTATGCCCCGCCCCGCCCCGGTGAGCGCATGACCCCCAAGGCCATCATCCTGACGCCCGACGAGGTCCGCCGCGCCCTGACCCGCATCGCGCACGAGATCATCGAACGCAACAAGGGCGCCGAGAACCTCGCCCTGATCGGCGTACATACCCGCGGCATCCCCCTGGCCCGCCGCCTCGCCGAGAAGCTCAGCGCCCTCGAAGGCGTGGACGTCCCCACCGGCATGCTGGACATCACCCTGTACCGCGACGACCTCAGCGAGGTCGCCCAGCAGCCCATCATCCGCGAGACACAGGTCCCCTTCGACCTGCGCGACCGCCGCGTGATCCTCGTGGACGACGTGCTGTACACCGGCCGCACCGTCCGCGCCGCGCTGGACGCCCTGATCGACCTCGGCCGCCCCGCCGGGATCCAGCTGGCCGTCCTCGTGGACCGCGGGCACCGTGAACTCCCGATCCGCGCGGACTACGTGGGCAAGAACCTCCCCACCGCCGCCAGCGAGGTCGTGAAGGTCAAACTCCAGGAAACCGACGACGTGGACAGCGTCGAACTGTGGGACATGGAGGCGCTGCGATGAACGCCCCCACCAGCATGGGCGCCCGCCCACCCCACCTCCTGGACTTCCAGGACTGGACGCCCGAACGTCTGAAGGCCATCCTCGACAACGCCGACACCATGCTTCAGGTCCTCGACCGGCCCGTGAAGAAGGTCCCGGCCCTCCAGGGCCTGACGGTCTGCAACGCGTTCTTCGAGAACTCCACCCGCACCCGCACCTCCTTTGAACTGGCCGCCCGGCGCATGAGCGCCGACGTCCTCACGTTCGCAGCCGGGGCCAGCAGCGTCAGCAAGGGCGAAAGTCTGCGCGACACGCTGGAAGTCCTGACCTCCTACAAGGTCGACGCTTACATCGTCCGCCACCACGCCGCCGGCGCCGCGCATCTGGTGGCGCGCTACAGCGGCAAACCCGTCATCAACGCCGGGGACGGCCGCCGCGCCCACCCCACCCAGGCGCTGCTCGACGCGTACACCATCCGACAGGAATACGGCAGCCTGGAAGGCAAGAAGGTCGCCATCCTCGGCGACGTCCGCCACAGCCGCGTGGCGCGCAGCAACGCCGAACTGCTGCCCAAACTGGGCGCGCAGGTCGTCCTGTGCGGCCCCGCCACCCTCCTCCCCCCCGGCCTCGCCCGCATGCCCGGCGTGACCCTCACCACCGACCCCAAGGAAGCCGTGCGCGGCGCCCACGCCGTCATGGCCCTGCGCCTCCAGCGCGAACGCATGAGCGGCGGGTTCCTCGGCAGCCTCCAGGAATACGCCGACACCTACCAGGTGAACGACACCCTGCTGGGGGAAGCCGAGAGCGGCGCGATCGTCCTGCACCCCGGCCCCATGAACCGCGACCTGGAAATCAGCAGTGACGCCGCCGACGGCCCCCAGAGCCGCATCCTGAAACAGGTCGAGAACGGACAGGCCATCCGCATGAGCGTCCTGTACCACCTGCTCGTCGGACGGAACTGAAGGACGAGGGAACAGACATGATCACGATTACGAATATCAAGCGCGTCGGGTCGGAGAAGACCGAGAGCGTCACCATCGAGGGCGGCCTGATCAAGGGCTGGAACATTCCGGAAGAAGGGCAGGTCATTGACGGGCAGGGCGGCACGGTCGCGCCCGCGCTGATCGAGCTGCACGCGCACCTGCGCGAGCCGGGGCAGACGGAGAAGGAAGACCTGAGCAGTGGGCTGGCGGCGGCGGCGGCCGGTGGGTACGGCACGGTGGTCAGCATGCCGAACACCAGCCCGGTCGTGGACGACCCGGCGATCGTGCGCAGCCTGATCGAGAAAGCCAATAGCCTGGGCTTCGCACGCCTGCGTCCGGCGGCGGCGCTGACGAAGGGGCAGAAGGGTGAAGAACTGGCCGAACTGACCTACCTGAAGGAGGCGGGGGCGGCGATGTTCACGGATGACGGGCGCACGAACGAGAACGCCCGGACGCTGCGCCTGGGGCTGGAGACGGCCGGGAGTCTGGGCATGGTGATCAGCGTGCACGCCGAGGACGCCAGCCTGCGCGCGGACGGCGTGATGAACGAGGGGCCGGTCAGCGAGGCGCTGGGCCTGCCGGGCAACCCGGCGGCGGCCGAGGCGGCGCGCGTGGCGCGGGATATCGAGATCGTGGCGGGCCTGCACGCGCAGGGCGTTCCGGCGCGGCTGCACATCCAGCACCTGAGCACCGCGCGGGCGCTGGATCTGGTGCGGGCGGCGAAGGCGCAGGGCCTCCCGGTGACGTGTGAGGTCTGCCCGCACCACCTGACGCTGACGGACGAGGCGCTGCGTTCTTTTGACGCGATCTTCAAGGTCGCGCCGCCCCTGCGCACGCAGGCGGACGCCGATCATCTGCTGGAGGGGCTGCGGGACGGCAGCGTGGACTGCCTCGCCACCGATCACGCGCCGCACACCCGAGCGGAGAAGGAACGCGACCTGCTGGACGCGCCCAGCGGCATCGCGTACATCGAACTGGCGTTCCCGCTGATGTACACCCGCTTCGGCGAGACGCTGGGCCTGGACCGCATCCTGGACCTGATGACCGCCGCGCCCGCCCGCGTGATGGGCTGGACGGAACCCACCCTGGACGCGGGCGCGAAGGCCGATCTGGTCGTCCTCGACCTGACCACCGAACGCCCCGTGAACCCCGCCGAATTCAGGAGCAAGGCGAAATTCACGCCCTGGGCGGGCGAGACCCTGAAGGGCTGGCCCGTGCTGACGGTCGTGGACGGCCGGGTCGCGTACCAGCGGTAAGAGGCAACAGGAAGAGGGGCGCCGGGATGACCACCCAGCGCCCCTTTCCGTTCAGCGGTCCAGGCGGAAGATGCGCAGGTCGTCGTTCTCCTCACCCTGGATCAGGTCCGTGAGGAGGCGGGCGGCCTGCACACTGTACGTGATGCCGTTCCCGCCGTACCCGAGCGCGAACAGCAGGCGGTCGCCCTTCTGCCGGGGGCCGATGTACGCGAGGCCGTCCTTGGTCTCGCCGAAGGTGCCGGCCCAGGCGAAGGCCGTCTCGGCCTGCAGGTGCGGCAGGAGCTTCCCGAGCTTGCGTTCGAGCCGGCGTTGCTTGCCGTTCAGGGCGCGTTCGCGGCGGGCGGGATTGTGGTGGTCGTCGTCCTCGCCGCCGATGACGACGCGGCCGTCCCCGGTGGTGCGGGCGTACAGGTACGGCCGGGCTGTCTCCCAGATCAGGCAGCCGGTGGGCCACAGCTCCCCGTCGGTCTGCTCGATGGGTTCGGTGGCGAGCGCATAGGAGTTCTTCAGCTGCGCGAGGCGTTTCCCGAGGAACTTCTCGGCCTCGTACCCGGTGGCGACCACGACCCAGCGGGCCTGGATCTTCGCGTTCCGGTCGGTGTGCGCGGTGAATTGATCCCGGTGCTCGTCCAGGCGGGTGACTTCCGTGCGGTCGTACACCCGCGCGCCCCGGCCATGCGCGCGTTGCAGGAGGTGCTGCGCGAGGCGGTACGGGTCGACCTCGCCGCCGTCGGGGCTGAACAGCGCGGCGGGCGCGGTGATCCCGAACCGGGCCTTCAGGCTGCGGGCGTCGAGGTGTTCGACGTTCAGGCCGGCGCGGGTGCGGGCGGCGTGCTCCTGCGCGAGCATGCGGGCGTCGCGGCGGTTGCTGGCGTAGTACAGGCTGCCGCGCTCGTGGAAGCCGCAGTCGTCGGGCAGTTCGGCGGTCAGGTCGCGGACCAGGTCGATGGCGTCGCGGCACAGGTGGTAGGCGCGTTCCGCGTCGGCCTGCCCGGTCATGGGGATCAGGTCCACGAGGTTCGTGTCGATCTCGTACTGCAGCAGGGCGGTGCTGGCGCTGGTGCTGCCGAACGCGGCGTCGCGCAGGTCGGTCACGACGACGTCCAGCCCGGCGGCACTGAGCGAGTCGGCGAGCAGCGCACCCGTGATGCCCGCCCCGATGACGAGCACGTCGGCGGTCTCGTCGCCGCCCAGGGGCGGGTAGGTGTGCATGAGGCCGTTCGTGAGGGGCCAGAAGGCGCGTCCGCTGCGGAGATCCATACCCCTGATTCTGGGGAGGTGCGGCGGGGGGCGGGTGGGCGCGCGGCTACGGTTCCCCGCACGGGACGTTCAGGGTTCGTTGGGGAAGTTCAGGTGGGGGGAAGTTCAGGTTGGGGGAAGTCCAGGCTGGGTCTCCGGGACACGGTGGGCGGCCGCTGCGGCCGGAGGGCGCGCCCCGGCGTGCGGCAGGCCGTCCAGCCGGCACGGGTCGCGCCGGGCCCCTGCCGGGAAGGCGTGGCGCTGGGGGACGGCGGTCAGAAGAAGCGGCGTTTGCCGGGTTTCCCGACGGCCCGCTGTGCGCCGCTCAGGAGCGAGTCGATCAGGCGGTCGCGTTTGCGGGCGCGGGTGTACCGGGCGCGTTTCTTCTGGGCGTTGCGGGCCGTGACGAGCAGTTCCAGAACGATGGGGGCGGCGGCGAGGATCAGGCCCAGCCTGCCGGATTTGCCTTTCACGCGGGTGCGGTTCTTCATGCCACCCATTACGACATGCAGGGCAGGAAAGTTGCTGAGGGGAAACTCAGATTCCTTCGGGAATGGTGGTGGCACGCCGGGCCGTCCGCCTGCTGTCCGCGCGGCCCGGCCACCCGGACAGCAGGCGGACGGCGCCGGGCAGACGGCGGGGCGACTCAGGCGCTAGGCTGGGGCATGACCGCAACAGGTGACCGGGTGGAGGAACTTCGTGGGCAGCTCGTGGCGTGGCGCCGGCACCTGCACATGCATCCCGAGGTCGGCTTCGAGGAACACGCGACCGCCGCGTACATCGAGGCCGAGCTGAAGAAGATGCCGGGCCTCAGCGTGTCGCGTCCCACCGGGACGAGCGTGCTGGCGGTCCTGAAGGGCGGGCGGCCGGGACGCACCGCGCTGCTGCGCGCCGACATCGACGCGCTGCCCATCCACGAGGAGAACACCTTCGAGTTCGCCTCGACCCGGCCCGGCGTGATGCACGCCTGCGGGCACGACGGGCACACCGCGATCCTGCTGGGCGTGGCGCAGCTGCTGTCCGCCGACGCGGGCAACGTGCCGGGCGAGATCCGAATGATCTTCCAGCACGCCGAGGAGATCGGCCCCGGCGGCGCCGAGGAACTGGTCATGAACACCCCCCTGATGGACGGCGTGGACGTCGTCACGGGCCTGCACCTGAACAGCCAGCTGCCGGCCGGGGTGGTGGCCGTCAAGCCCGGGGCGTTCATGGCCGCGCCGGACATGCTGGAACTCACGATCCGCGGGCGGGGCGGGCACGGCGCGCACCCGGAGGAAGCCGTGGACCCCATCGCGGTGGGCGCGCAGGTCGTCACGAACCTCCAGCATGTCGTGAGCCGCATGGTGGCCGCGCAGGACGCGCTGGTGGTCAGCGTCACGAAGTTCACGAGCGGCACCACGCACAACGTCATTCCCGACACGGCCGAACTGATGGGCACGGTCCGCACCTTCGACCCGGCGCTGCGCGAGCGGGCGCCGCAGCTGATCGAGCGGGTGGTCAGGGGCATCTGTGACGCGCACGGCGCGACGTACGAACTGAAGTACGAGTTCGGGTACCGCCCGCTGATCAACACCGACTGGGTGGCGGCGCAACTGAAAGACATCGCGCTGGACGTGGTGGGGCCGGACCTGTACCGGGACGCGCGCCCCACCATGGGCGGCGAGGACTTCAGCGCGTACCTGGAAAAAGCCCCGGGCGCGTACTTCAACGTCGGCTCGGGCAGTGACGCTCAGGACAGCCGCTGGCCGCACCACCACCCGCGCTTCACGATCGACGAGACCAGCCTGGAAACCGGGGTGCGGATGCTGCACGCCGCCGCGCTGCGCCTGACCGTTCCGGAGTGACCGTGCTGCCCGAGACGGTCGCCCGCCAGATCATCGCCGACCACCAGCGCCACCCGCGTCACACCGGGCCGCTGAGCGGCGTCCAGGGGGTCACGCTGGACAACCCGGGCTGCGGGGATCAGGTGACCGTCTGGGCCGACGTGCAGGAGGGCCGGATCGCGGGCCTGACCTTCACGGGGCAGGGCTGCGCGATCAGTCAGAGCAGCGCCAGCCTGATGACCGTCGCCCTGACCGGGAAGACCGTACCCGAGGCCCACGCCCTGGCCGGGCAGTTCCGCGCGATGGTCATGGGCGAGGCGCCGGGCGACCCGCAACTGGGCGACCTGCTGGCCCTCTCGGGCGTCAGCCGCCTGCACGCGCGGCGCAAGTGCGCGCTGCTGGCGTGGCGGGCGCTGGAGCGGACGCTCGGCACCAGCAGCGCGCCCGCCTGACCGCGGGTTCGGACTCCGCCCTGGGGTGACAGGGCCACCGGGTTTCAGCCGGAACGGACCGGTGCCGGCCCGCTGCCGACGGGGCTCGGCCCGTCCGTTCCGGCCGGGAGACTCACCCCGGCGGCGTCCTCCGCGCGTACCAGCTGGCAGAACAGGTCCGTCAGGGCAGGATCGAACTGCGTGCCCCGCCCCTCGCGGATGATGTCCAGCGCCTGCGCGTGCGTCAGGGCGGCCTTGTAGGGCCGGACGCTGATCAGGGCGTCGTACACGTCGCACAGCGCGAAGATGCGGGCCAGCAGGGGAATCCGGTCGGCCGCCAGCCGGTCCGGGTAGCCCGCGCCGTCCCAGCGTTCATGGTGGTGCCGGACCACGTGGTGCGCCTCGGGGTGCAGGAACGGAATGCGGGCCACCAGGTCCGCGCCGAGTGGGGCGTGCTGCTCGACGACGGCGCGCTCGTCCGGGGTGAGCCGGCCGGGTTTCAGCAGCACGGCGTCGGGAATGCACAGCTTGCCGATGTCGTGCAGGGTCGCGCCGTGCCGCAGGGCCGTCATCTGATCGTCCGGGAGGTGCAGGGCCGCGCCCATCATCAGGGCCAGGTCCCGGACGCGCTGGGTGTGCCCCTGCGTCTCGAAATCACGCGCTTCGAGCGCCACGCCCAGCGTGTTCAGCGAGGCTTCCAGCGTGGCGCGCAGGTCGTTCAGGTGCGTGCTGCGCTCCATGACGCGCGTGCCGACGCTGGCGAGCATGGCGGCCAGCGCCTCGTCACTCGCCTGGAAGGGCCGGTGCTCGCTGCGCAGCAGGCACAGCACGCCCAGCGGCTGACGCTGGTGCGACAGCAGCGGCACGGCCATCAGGGCCCGGCGGTCCGGTTCGAGGTTCTCCGGTCGGTAGGCGCCGGGCGTGGTCATGATGTCCGCCACGCGCTGCACCTGCCCGGTCTCCAGCGCCTGCCAGGACATGCCCTCCCCGCGCCTGAGCCGCACCGGCGGGCCGTCCGGCTGGGTCGACCCGGCGCGGGCCGCGCTGATCAGCATGTCCTGCGCGGCGTCGTAGCGCAGCAGGACGGTGTAACTCGTGCGCAGCAGGGCGTGCGCGGTATCGGTCAGGTGGCCGGCGATGGCGTCGTCGTCCAGGCTGAGGCTGAGGTCACCGTGCAGGCGGGCCAGCTGCTCGAGTTCCCGCCAGCGTTCCTGAAGTTGCAGCAGCGCCGCGATCTGCTGCGCGAACACCCCGGCGTCCTGCATGACGGCGGGCGTGAACACGTCCTCGGTGCTCAGCGAGTCGAGGTTCAGGTGCGCGATCACCTCGCCGCCCAGGACGACGGGGAAGCACAGGTTCGCGCGCAGCTGGTCACGCCGCCCCACCTGCGCGAAGGTCCGCTCTTGGCCCGGCTGGTGCGCCTCGTCGGCGGACGCCCAGGCCCGCTGGATCTCGCCCAGGCGGATCACGCGCGGCCTTCCGGCCAGCCAGTCCTGCAGGCTGCCGCCGTACCATTTCAGTTGCGAGCGCTCGCTGAGACTCAGGCCTGTCAGGCCCTCGCCGTACCCCTCGGAAGCGCACACGCGGAACGCACTGCCCTCGCGGATGTTCAGCGTGCCGGCCTCCACGCCGTCCACCGTCTCGACGGCCAGCCGCAGCAGTTCGTGCCAGTCGTCATCGGTCAGGGTGCGGCGCTGCGTGAGCAGGTTCACGGTCGTGCGCTGCGCCTGCCACAGCGAGTACCGGGGCCGGATGTCCGGCAGCGGTCCCTCGGTGCTGGTGCGCCGCGCGCTGTACTGACTGACGACCAGTCGGTTGCGGCCGTTCGTCTTGGCGAGGTACAGCGCCTCGTCGGCGCGGTGCGTCAGTTCCCCCGGCGTCTCGCGCAGCAGGCGGGTTGCCATGCCGGCCGACAGGGTCAGGCTCGCCCAGGGCAGTCCGCCGGGCTCCGCGATCTGCGCCTGCAGACGCTCGACCAGTGCGCGCGCCTGGGCCTCACCGCCGACGTTCAGCAGCAGCGCGAACTCCTCGCCGCTCAGGCGGTACGCGGCGTGCGGGGCGACGTCATGCATGACCTGCCCGATGTACCGCAGCGCCCGGTCGCCCACGGGCGTGCCGTGCCGCTCGTTCAGGGAGCGGAAGTTGTCCACGTCCAGCATCACGAGTTGCGCGCCGGTCTCCAGCCGCGCGAGGTCCCGGTCGAACCGCGAGCGGTTCCCCAGGCCGGTCAGTTCGTCGGTCAGCACCTGCCGTTCCAGTTCGGACGTGACCCTCAGCAGCCGCAGCCGGGCGTTCACGACGCCCAGCACCGCCAGCGTCGACAGCGAGTGCAGGGCGAGCATCCCGGGGTACAGCACCCACGGGGACACGTTGGGTGGGTGCGGCGTGAAGAACATCAGCAGGCCCACACCCAGGTACGGCACGGGCACCTTCCAGACGTCCGCGCGGGTCAGGGCCCGGAAGTTCAGGTGCCCGCGCAGGACACCGGACAGGCCCACGACGCTCAGGGCGTTCACGAGCGCCGTCAGGCCGCCCAGTTCGGATTCCATCAGGCGCAGCGCGACCGGCGCGGCCGCCACGAACAGGCCCGGCGCGACGCCGTACCGCAGGGTGACCAGCGCCAGCGGCACGAACCGCAGGTCGATCTTGTACGGTCCGGTGGGCTGCGTGTACAGCAGCAGCAGCACGGACGTCACCGCCGCCAGCCCCACGCGCAGGGCGTGTTCCGAGCGGCGCTCCGGCAACGGCCACTTGCGGTACGTGAGGCTCAGCAGAAACGTGCAGGTCAGCAGCAGGCAGAAATTCAGTAACACGGCACGTCCCTCCCCCTCCTCACCGTAGGGGATCGGTCCTTACATGCCTCTTATCGCCTCCACACCAGAGCGAGGTCTGATTCTGCCCTCATCCCTCCCTAACCAGTCCGGAACGCCACTGGCCGTCGGGCGGCCCGGCCCGGCCTGCGGACCGCCCAGGCGACAGAACTGGTCCGGGAGGTGTGGCCGCGCGGCGCACGTCCGTTCCCCGGACCGGAAAGTGGCCCCGCCCATAATGTCGAATTTCTTACACGGACTCCGGTTGAACGGTTACCAGAACCGTTCCGTCCGGGCGGAAACGACCCGTAGACCTGCTCCGTAGAGGAGGACCACAACGGGTCCCGGGCGTCGCACTGGCAGCCCGGTGGTGTTCCGGGTTGTGAACGAACCAGACGGCAGCATTGCATGCGACCGCCGCCCGGCCGGCCGGTCAGCGGGAACGCAGGGTGGTCTGCACGGCGCTCATGAACTCCGCGCGGGTGCGCGGGTCGCTCTTGAACAGGCCGCGCATGGCGCTCGTACTCGTGCTGCTGTTCTGCTTCTGCACGCCGCGCATGGCCATGCACAGGTGCACGCCCTCCATGACGACCGCCACGCCCTTGGGTGCCAGCAGTTCCTGCACGGCGTCCGCCACCTGCGTCGTGATGCGCTCCTGCACCTGCAGGCGCCGCGAGTACAGGTCCACGATCCGCGCGAACTTGCTCAGGCCCAGAATCTGCCCGTCCGGAATGTACGCGATGTGCGCCCGGCCGTAGAAGGGCAGCATGTGGTGCTCGCACATGGAGTAGAACTCGATGTCCTTCACGATCACCATCTCGCTGCCGTCCGCGGCGAACACGGCGTCACCCACCGCCTCGTGCAGCGTCTTCTGGTACCCGGCGGTCAGGAACCCCCAGGCTTTCGCCACGCGGTGCGGCGTCTTCAGCAGACCTTCACGGTCGGGGTCCTCCCCGATGGCACTCAGCCAGCTGTGGGTCAGGGCGCTCAGGCCCGGCACTTCCTGCTTCTCGTCAGCGGCGCTGATCACGGTTTCAATCGTCAAGGGAGTTGCTCCTTCTCACGCGTTCCCCGGTCCGGGGGCGTGAACATGAATGCCGCGAGTGTAGGCCGTAGCCCCTCGCGGCAATTGTCAAAAAAGATTCAGGAACCCCACGCGGCCCTCCCGGACATCAGGGAATCCCCGGCGTCCGGGTTATACGGATTCCGTTTGTTTCGTTGACAACCCGGAACGGCACCGGGTCGTCAACGCCACGTCCGGAACCCGTTTCTCTCCTCCTCTGCG
Protein-coding sequences here:
- a CDS encoding Hsp20/alpha crystallin family protein, producing the protein MMRFDPFREIEELTQRMDRAFGQSASAPTRIAPPVDVHEDDQGLELTLDLPGIHPDQIQVEAENQTLTVQATRSYDRRDGRTAHRVERAYGTLARTFSVPAKYDLGKVEADFDHGTLTIRVPRSEAAQKRAITVRSAKVLDTDTPSA
- the pyrR gene encoding bifunctional pyr operon transcriptional regulator/uracil phosphoribosyltransferase PyrR — its product is MTPKAIILTPDEVRRALTRIAHEIIERNKGAENLALIGVHTRGIPLARRLAEKLSALEGVDVPTGMLDITLYRDDLSEVAQQPIIRETQVPFDLRDRRVILVDDVLYTGRTVRAALDALIDLGRPAGIQLAVLVDRGHRELPIRADYVGKNLPTAASEVVKVKLQETDDVDSVELWDMEALR
- a CDS encoding aspartate carbamoyltransferase catalytic subunit, whose translation is MNAPTSMGARPPHLLDFQDWTPERLKAILDNADTMLQVLDRPVKKVPALQGLTVCNAFFENSTRTRTSFELAARRMSADVLTFAAGASSVSKGESLRDTLEVLTSYKVDAYIVRHHAAGAAHLVARYSGKPVINAGDGRRAHPTQALLDAYTIRQEYGSLEGKKVAILGDVRHSRVARSNAELLPKLGAQVVLCGPATLLPPGLARMPGVTLTTDPKEAVRGAHAVMALRLQRERMSGGFLGSLQEYADTYQVNDTLLGEAESGAIVLHPGPMNRDLEISSDAADGPQSRILKQVENGQAIRMSVLYHLLVGRN
- a CDS encoding dihydroorotase; translated protein: MITITNIKRVGSEKTESVTIEGGLIKGWNIPEEGQVIDGQGGTVAPALIELHAHLREPGQTEKEDLSSGLAAAAAGGYGTVVSMPNTSPVVDDPAIVRSLIEKANSLGFARLRPAAALTKGQKGEELAELTYLKEAGAAMFTDDGRTNENARTLRLGLETAGSLGMVISVHAEDASLRADGVMNEGPVSEALGLPGNPAAAEAARVARDIEIVAGLHAQGVPARLHIQHLSTARALDLVRAAKAQGLPVTCEVCPHHLTLTDEALRSFDAIFKVAPPLRTQADADHLLEGLRDGSVDCLATDHAPHTRAEKERDLLDAPSGIAYIELAFPLMYTRFGETLGLDRILDLMTAAPARVMGWTEPTLDAGAKADLVVLDLTTERPVNPAEFRSKAKFTPWAGETLKGWPVLTVVDGRVAYQR
- a CDS encoding FAD-dependent oxidoreductase, translated to MDLRSGRAFWPLTNGLMHTYPPLGGDETADVLVIGAGITGALLADSLSAAGLDVVVTDLRDAAFGSTSASTALLQYEIDTNLVDLIPMTGQADAERAYHLCRDAIDLVRDLTAELPDDCGFHERGSLYYASNRRDARMLAQEHAARTRAGLNVEHLDARSLKARFGITAPAALFSPDGGEVDPYRLAQHLLQRAHGRGARVYDRTEVTRLDEHRDQFTAHTDRNAKIQARWVVVATGYEAEKFLGKRLAQLKNSYALATEPIEQTDGELWPTGCLIWETARPYLYARTTGDGRVVIGGEDDDHHNPARRERALNGKQRRLERKLGKLLPHLQAETAFAWAGTFGETKDGLAYIGPRQKGDRLLFALGYGGNGITYSVQAARLLTDLIQGEENDDLRIFRLDR
- a CDS encoding M20 family metallopeptidase, which gives rise to MTATGDRVEELRGQLVAWRRHLHMHPEVGFEEHATAAYIEAELKKMPGLSVSRPTGTSVLAVLKGGRPGRTALLRADIDALPIHEENTFEFASTRPGVMHACGHDGHTAILLGVAQLLSADAGNVPGEIRMIFQHAEEIGPGGAEELVMNTPLMDGVDVVTGLHLNSQLPAGVVAVKPGAFMAAPDMLELTIRGRGGHGAHPEEAVDPIAVGAQVVTNLQHVVSRMVAAQDALVVSVTKFTSGTTHNVIPDTAELMGTVRTFDPALRERAPQLIERVVRGICDAHGATYELKYEFGYRPLINTDWVAAQLKDIALDVVGPDLYRDARPTMGGEDFSAYLEKAPGAYFNVGSGSDAQDSRWPHHHPRFTIDETSLETGVRMLHAAALRLTVPE
- the sufU gene encoding Fe-S cluster assembly sulfur transfer protein SufU, giving the protein MTVLPETVARQIIADHQRHPRHTGPLSGVQGVTLDNPGCGDQVTVWADVQEGRIAGLTFTGQGCAISQSSASLMTVALTGKTVPEAHALAGQFRAMVMGEAPGDPQLGDLLALSGVSRLHARRKCALLAWRALERTLGTSSAPA